A single genomic interval of Candidatus Thermoplasmatota archaeon harbors:
- the wecB gene encoding UDP-N-acetylglucosamine 2-epimerase (non-hydrolyzing), producing MLISVVVGTRPEIIKMAPVYFALKKAKLLPRLVHSGQHYDYKMSKVFLEELGLPEPDSFLSVGSGSPGQQTGDAIIKFEKEFTDSKPDCVLVEGDTNTVLAAAIGAMKKHVEIGHVEAGLRSYDLRMPEELNRRLTDHASNYLFAPTEGSVKILKGEGVWGKIFKTGNTVIDATVRYLPIAMKTPKIMWDVPWENYALATLHRAENVDNPETLENMVRVLRESPIPIVLPLHPRTDLRLREYNLKDKLEKSNNVKLLPPTGYFDMLVLMKKSMLIITDSGGIQEEASSPVLRKRAFVMRKSTERPEAVAAGYCKVVGTNADKVLRELRKFVEDPDVKFKPCPYGKGDSGDRIASILKKEL from the coding sequence ATGCTGATATCGGTCGTCGTGGGGACCCGCCCCGAGATCATCAAGATGGCGCCCGTATACTTCGCGCTCAAGAAGGCGAAGCTGTTGCCCAGGCTTGTTCACTCGGGCCAGCACTACGATTACAAGATGTCCAAGGTTTTCTTGGAGGAGCTTGGGCTCCCTGAGCCTGATTCGTTCCTGAGCGTTGGGTCAGGCTCTCCCGGCCAGCAGACGGGCGATGCTATCATCAAGTTCGAGAAGGAGTTCACAGACTCCAAGCCGGATTGCGTGCTGGTGGAGGGCGACACCAACACGGTCCTGGCAGCTGCAATAGGCGCGATGAAGAAGCATGTCGAGATAGGCCATGTGGAGGCCGGGCTCAGGAGCTACGACCTGAGGATGCCCGAGGAGCTGAACAGACGACTTACCGATCACGCGTCGAACTACCTTTTCGCGCCCACCGAGGGCTCCGTCAAGATACTGAAGGGCGAGGGTGTCTGGGGCAAGATATTCAAGACAGGCAACACGGTGATAGACGCCACTGTCAGGTACCTCCCGATCGCCATGAAAACTCCAAAGATCATGTGGGATGTCCCTTGGGAGAACTACGCTCTCGCCACGCTCCACAGGGCGGAGAACGTGGACAACCCGGAGACCCTGGAGAACATGGTCAGGGTGCTCAGAGAATCCCCTATACCCATCGTGCTCCCGCTTCATCCGAGGACTGATCTGAGGCTGAGGGAGTACAACCTCAAGGATAAGCTGGAGAAATCAAACAACGTCAAGCTGCTTCCGCCCACTGGCTACTTCGACATGCTCGTCCTTATGAAGAAATCGATGCTCATTATCACGGACTCTGGAGGTATACAGGAGGAGGCCTCATCGCCCGTGCTGAGGAAGCGCGCGTTCGTGATGAGGAAGAGCACGGAGCGGCCCGAGGCGGTCGCAGCGGGATACTGCAAGGTCGTCGGCACGAATGCTGACAAGGTCCTGAGGGAGCTCCGGAAGTTCGTGGAGGACCCTGATGTCAAGTTCAAGCCCTGTCCATACGGCAAGGGCGATTCAGGCGACAGGATCGCCTCCATACTGAAGAAAGAGCTGTGA
- a CDS encoding glycosyltransferase family 2 protein yields the protein MTTERKTVALIIPTKDKLDHLKQTLPQAASLGFDEVIVIDSSTTDRQAVEDLCKTVLAKFVFTPADRLRARNLGAKLATTDWICIADDDVLLARFGLQRFQELAQGADFMIGGWGKNPGAHYAWIFRRAFFLETLKGYDPLITGGDDLDITLRARKLGRGVTVFDEGLYESEAVGMKIAEDYPTKWIKNKILYSLTFFPLLWRYPWMVKRMILVDFWRLRRIRSGESVGRVLFESFMDRAGTVYGPLYYLIIRKRVVKREG from the coding sequence ATGACCACGGAGCGGAAGACGGTCGCGCTCATCATCCCGACGAAGGACAAGCTCGACCACCTCAAGCAGACTCTTCCTCAGGCCGCGTCGCTGGGGTTCGATGAGGTGATAGTCATCGACTCGTCGACCACAGATAGGCAGGCCGTCGAGGATCTGTGCAAGACAGTCTTGGCGAAGTTTGTCTTCACCCCGGCCGACAGACTGAGGGCGAGGAACCTGGGCGCCAAGCTCGCGACGACGGATTGGATTTGCATCGCCGATGACGACGTCCTCTTAGCGAGGTTCGGCCTCCAGAGGTTCCAGGAGCTCGCACAAGGCGCGGACTTCATGATAGGCGGATGGGGGAAGAACCCGGGCGCCCACTACGCATGGATCTTCAGGAGGGCTTTCTTCCTCGAGACACTGAAGGGTTATGACCCTCTAATCACAGGCGGCGACGACCTCGATATCACGCTAAGGGCGAGGAAACTGGGCAGGGGAGTCACGGTCTTCGACGAAGGCCTCTACGAGTCGGAAGCCGTCGGGATGAAGATCGCCGAGGATTATCCAACCAAATGGATCAAGAACAAGATCCTCTACTCTCTGACTTTCTTCCCTTTGTTGTGGAGGTACCCCTGGATGGTCAAGAGGATGATCCTCGTGGACTTTTGGCGGCTCAGAAGAATAAGAAGTGGGGAATCCGTGGGGAGAGTGCTCTTCGAGAGCTTCATGGACCGAGCGGGGACTGTCTACGGCCCACTATACTATCTCATCATCCGGAAAAGAGTCGTGAAGCGAGAGGGATGA
- a CDS encoding glycosyltransferase family 4 protein produces MDEIRVRLGVVEGGTHSLYDELIEAPPEGVVYTTEGRAGPDGGRSDRGGFGRGLRRNGLVRAFSDPIFARALPDKGGSPHGLSYRLSRSMMRLAGGKMNPDAKGFDVFHSAGHGMVENTPWIAENDIHWVADFEHVASLFGYYGDWRKRIYKRGPRRVLVKQFSSRFCKRLLPWTDAARQTLEHCVPGPEIQEKTEVLRLAIRPAGKRPANLLSHEKVRILFVGSMNFRGEFWSKGGFEVLESYRLLRERLGDAVELVFRCWIPEELKKKYADMPGIETVCDILPREQLDRLFWGSDIFLFPSHNTPGLAFLEAMRFGLPVVGKDIWANGETVEDGVTGFLVKPSEKAPYYLPGNVPNWSMDAGPFLKYMQVRDDRVIGELVDRLSKLVEDSTLRKRMGEAGRREVEEGRASIKKRNVQLRKIYEEAARR; encoded by the coding sequence ATGGACGAGATCAGGGTCAGGCTGGGGGTCGTGGAGGGTGGCACTCATTCTCTCTACGACGAGCTCATAGAAGCGCCCCCCGAAGGGGTCGTCTACACGACCGAGGGCCGCGCTGGTCCCGATGGCGGTCGCTCGGACCGAGGAGGCTTCGGCCGCGGCCTGCGCAGGAACGGGTTGGTGAGAGCGTTCTCGGACCCGATATTCGCTCGTGCGCTCCCGGACAAGGGCGGCTCACCTCACGGGCTCTCCTACCGATTGAGCAGGTCGATGATGAGGCTCGCGGGCGGCAAGATGAACCCAGATGCCAAGGGGTTCGACGTGTTCCACTCGGCCGGGCATGGCATGGTCGAGAATACTCCCTGGATAGCCGAGAACGACATCCATTGGGTCGCGGATTTCGAGCATGTGGCCTCCCTGTTCGGATACTACGGTGACTGGAGAAAGAGGATCTATAAGAGAGGACCCAGAAGAGTCCTCGTGAAGCAGTTCTCTTCCCGATTCTGCAAGAGGCTCCTGCCATGGACAGACGCTGCGAGGCAGACTCTCGAGCACTGCGTTCCAGGGCCGGAGATACAGGAGAAGACCGAGGTACTCAGGCTCGCGATCAGGCCGGCCGGAAAGAGGCCGGCCAATCTACTGTCTCACGAGAAGGTGAGGATACTGTTCGTCGGGAGCATGAACTTCAGGGGAGAGTTCTGGTCGAAGGGCGGGTTCGAGGTGCTCGAGAGCTACCGCCTGCTCCGGGAAAGGCTTGGCGATGCGGTCGAGCTCGTATTCAGGTGCTGGATCCCGGAGGAGCTAAAGAAGAAATATGCCGACATGCCCGGCATTGAGACCGTCTGCGATATCCTTCCGAGAGAGCAGCTTGATCGCCTGTTCTGGGGCTCGGACATCTTCCTCTTTCCGTCTCACAACACGCCCGGGCTGGCGTTCCTCGAAGCCATGAGGTTCGGCCTTCCGGTCGTTGGCAAAGACATCTGGGCCAACGGTGAGACGGTGGAGGACGGGGTGACAGGGTTCCTCGTCAAGCCCTCAGAGAAGGCTCCATACTACCTTCCGGGCAACGTGCCCAACTGGAGCATGGATGCTGGGCCCTTCCTGAAGTACATGCAGGTCAGGGATGACAGGGTCATCGGGGAACTCGTGGACAGGCTCTCGAAGCTGGTGGAGGACTCCACCCTTCGAAAGAGGATGGGCGAAGCAGGAAGGCGCGAGGTGGAGGAAGGACGCGCGTCGATCAAGAAGAGGAATGTCCAGCTGAGGAAGATCTACGAGGAAGCTGCGAGGAGGTAG
- a CDS encoding glycosyltransferase family 4 protein, whose product MATSKVLLLSMDDPAKGGGVGGKHTHIRLLAKGLEGLGVRTQIVSARATFGFKLLHLWPGAVRRRLMKSHDKRYIHYSMQFAEQLRRNLRKNAGKADLVNPHDAMAEMVLREDGRFKETPVVLTLHGYYAREAASDGEISEGSPEYRMILEIEKEAYVHATRIICVDSRIKDYVLSNPDIRTTKVVAIPNAVDVDEFVPPTEEKRRACRSSLGIPGESLVLLCPRRLVPKNGVLYAVLSMRPLLEKNPNALLIVAGNGPERSNLETTAKEGGVKDHVRFVGSIPHRDVYQYYAAADVIVIPSILSAGVEEATSLSMLEGMACAKPVIVTSVGGLKETVRDGITGLVVEPANPEAIAEAAIRLAADPGLRMKLGSAARAHAVENNSYVAHAQSVLAEYEKAVPPPG is encoded by the coding sequence ATGGCGACCTCGAAGGTGCTCCTGCTGTCGATGGACGACCCCGCGAAGGGCGGAGGGGTCGGGGGGAAGCATACCCACATACGGCTTCTGGCCAAGGGGCTCGAAGGACTCGGGGTCCGCACACAGATAGTGTCTGCACGAGCGACTTTCGGATTCAAGCTCCTCCACCTCTGGCCGGGCGCGGTCAGGAGGCGTCTCATGAAGAGCCATGACAAGCGGTATATCCACTATAGTATGCAGTTCGCCGAGCAGCTCAGACGAAACCTGAGGAAGAACGCGGGCAAGGCGGACCTGGTCAATCCACACGATGCGATGGCAGAAATGGTCCTCCGCGAGGACGGGAGGTTCAAGGAGACCCCGGTGGTTCTGACGCTCCACGGATACTACGCTCGCGAGGCCGCGAGCGACGGGGAGATCAGCGAAGGCTCCCCCGAGTACAGGATGATCCTCGAGATCGAGAAGGAGGCCTACGTGCACGCGACGAGAATAATCTGCGTCGACTCGAGGATAAAGGACTACGTCCTTTCCAACCCCGATATCAGGACGACGAAGGTAGTGGCTATCCCGAACGCAGTCGATGTCGACGAATTCGTCCCGCCCACGGAAGAGAAGAGGAGGGCGTGTCGGTCAAGCCTCGGCATTCCGGGTGAGAGCCTCGTGCTCCTGTGCCCAAGGAGGCTCGTGCCGAAGAACGGCGTTCTATATGCCGTCCTCTCGATGCGCCCGTTGCTCGAAAAAAATCCAAATGCGCTCTTGATAGTTGCCGGGAATGGCCCCGAAAGGAGCAACCTTGAAACGACGGCCAAAGAGGGCGGGGTCAAGGACCACGTCAGGTTCGTCGGGAGCATCCCACACCGCGATGTGTACCAATATTACGCCGCGGCGGACGTGATCGTGATACCGTCCATCCTCTCGGCCGGGGTCGAGGAGGCGACATCGTTGTCGATGCTTGAGGGCATGGCCTGTGCCAAGCCTGTGATAGTCACCTCCGTCGGCGGGCTGAAGGAGACCGTCAGGGATGGAATCACTGGATTGGTTGTGGAGCCCGCGAATCCTGAAGCGATAGCGGAGGCAGCGATCAGACTGGCTGCCGACCCGGGCCTTCGGATGAAGCTGGGCAGCGCGGCGAGGGCGCACGCCGTGGAGAACAATTCTTACGTGGCGCACGCACAGTCAGTCCTTGCGGAGTACGAGAAGGCCGTCCCACCGCCAGGCTGA
- a CDS encoding DegT/DnrJ/EryC1/StrS family aminotransferase — MNIRVKVGEFRIEPHIRRAVERVLESERISEGGETRDFETAFANYVGMKHAVAVNSGTSALIAGLMAMKSKGSAVKTPTAVMTSPLTYIATVNSIVIAGMKPVFADVDPDTFCISVDAIEERLGSKDASNVDMLLPVHLMGYVCDMNRINRIAKKRGLQVFEDSSQAHGSTYNGRRAGSLSDASSFSFYIAHNIQAGELGAFLTNDIEVARRVRKIKANGRLCDCVRCTRSEGKCPKFNMKKGGLDPRFLHDEIGFNFKTMEFPAAIARAQIEIADQIAEKRRRNVRMLNDLLEKHSDVLRLPAYSDDVSYLGYPLVIKDGRRINRERLQVQLESNVVETRPLFGCIPIHQPAYAHLKKQYRGKLKNAEFLGRNGMYIGCHQYLTEEDLRFVADAFDKSMHELGV, encoded by the coding sequence ATGAACATCCGGGTCAAGGTGGGCGAATTCAGGATCGAGCCGCATATCCGGCGGGCGGTGGAGAGGGTCCTCGAATCCGAGAGGATCTCGGAGGGCGGAGAGACGAGGGACTTCGAGACGGCCTTCGCCAACTATGTTGGCATGAAGCACGCGGTCGCAGTGAACTCGGGGACGTCAGCCTTGATTGCCGGGCTGATGGCGATGAAGAGCAAGGGTTCAGCTGTCAAGACCCCTACGGCCGTAATGACATCTCCGCTGACATACATCGCGACGGTGAACTCGATTGTGATAGCTGGCATGAAGCCTGTCTTCGCGGACGTCGACCCAGACACATTCTGCATATCAGTGGACGCCATCGAGGAGAGGCTTGGATCGAAGGATGCGAGCAATGTCGATATGCTGCTCCCGGTGCACCTCATGGGCTACGTGTGCGACATGAACAGGATCAATAGAATCGCGAAGAAGCGCGGCCTCCAGGTCTTCGAAGATTCCTCCCAGGCTCACGGGTCGACGTACAACGGCAGGCGTGCAGGAAGCTTGTCGGATGCGTCCAGTTTCTCATTCTACATCGCCCACAACATCCAGGCAGGGGAGCTCGGGGCCTTCCTGACGAACGATATCGAGGTCGCAAGAAGGGTCCGGAAGATCAAAGCAAACGGCAGGCTCTGCGACTGCGTCAGATGCACCCGATCGGAAGGCAAGTGCCCCAAGTTCAACATGAAGAAGGGCGGCCTCGACCCGAGGTTTCTGCACGACGAGATCGGGTTCAACTTCAAGACGATGGAGTTCCCGGCCGCCATCGCGAGGGCGCAGATCGAGATTGCCGACCAGATAGCGGAGAAGAGAAGGAGGAACGTGAGGATGCTGAACGACCTCCTCGAGAAGCACTCCGACGTCCTCAGGCTGCCAGCCTACTCGGACGATGTCAGCTATCTCGGATATCCGCTCGTGATCAAAGACGGGAGGAGAATCAACCGAGAGCGGCTCCAGGTCCAGCTCGAGTCGAACGTCGTGGAGACGAGGCCGCTGTTTGGATGCATCCCTATCCACCAGCCTGCCTACGCGCATCTGAAGAAACAGTACCGGGGGAAGCTCAAGAACGCCGAGTTTCTTGGAAGGAACGGGATGTACATCGGTTGCCACCAGTACCTCACGGAAGAGGATCTGCGGTTCGTCGCCGACGCGTTCGACAAGAGCATGCACGAGCTAGGGGTATAG